The genomic stretch TTCATTGTTGCAGGTCATGGTGGATCCTGATGCACCCAGCCCAAGTGACCCCAACCTAAAGGAATATTTGCATTGGTGTGTATTATTTGTAGCTTCTCTCTCCCAAGGAATAAagacatctctctctctctctctctctctctctctctctctctccctcttttcaGTAGAAATTTGTCCTATCCCAGCTATATGGATTGACTATATCTTCCCCCTTTGGCTTAAGCAATTTGCCATGAAAGTTGAGGTTTCGAGTTCAAATCTTCATCTATTTTTCGATCAAATATGTATTGGAGAAAGAGTATATATAGACGAAGAAGGATTTGCttaggaaaaagaagaatgttCATTCATTTATTCCTGGTTGTTTTCGGAATATCAGTTAAATGTTGGTCTTATACTTCTGATTGTGCCAACTTTTCAGGTTGGTTACGGATATACCAGCAACAACGGCGGCAAGCTTTGGTGAGTAGTTCCTATTATATTATAGTTAGGGTAATGCTAGGCTTaattaccacatttttataccacaCCGTGTACTACCTCTCAAATAGAGGTGAGCCTACCAATACAATGGGGCCCACATCTATTAAACAGGTTGTACATAATGTGGTATAAAAACGTGATAAATCTAGCATTTTCCTTCTAGTTACTGGGCattttttcttggttttttttttgggggaggGGGGAATACTTCACTCCTTACCATATAAGTAGGAACTCCTACATTCTTACCAATAGTAATGTGACAGGTGtgcataaaattttcaaagaaatgTTCGATTGGTCTAATCTACAAAGGCGTAATTAATTAACATTTGATTATATTTTTGGATGCATGACCAATTTATAATGAAACCCCATATACGTACATTTATTGATGTAGGGCAAGAGATTGTGTGTTATGAAAGCCCACGGCCAACGGTGGGGATTCATCGCTTTGTTTTGGTGTTATTTCGGCAATTGGGTAGGCAAACAGTGTATGCTCCGGGGTGGCGCCAAAACTTTAATACTAGAGACTTTGCGGAGCTTTACAATCTTGGATTACCGGTATCTGCCGTCTATTTTAACTGCCAAAGGGAGAGCGGCTCTGGAGGAAGGAGAAGATAATTAAGTTTGATATTATTAAGCAGGTTATACTTGTAATATTATTGAGGAAGCTagttaatctatatatatatataacgtGGAAActaatagtaataataatttagCTAGCTAGTGGTAATCAATCTCCTACTAGCTAGCTAGTCCATGCCATGGCACTAAGGCACTAGGGCACCAGGGCACCAGGGCACCAGGGCACCAGGGCACAGCATGTTGTATGCTCGTTTGAGACTACATCCGTACGTCTCCACTTTCAAATTAACAAGActagctatatatataataataattaagtaAATGTCAAAGTTCTCTTCTTCGGTCTAAGGGGATGTCGACTCcatataaatacaaaagtGTCGATCAAATattcatattatattatattttccatATTTATTATAGAGATCAATTCAATTGTCGAATGATGAATTATTATGTACTTTCCATTCCATGCATGTAACATGTTGTCGTCTAGTGCTACTCAGACGACATTGCGGTCAGCTCAGGCACCATTAGTGCCAACTTCTGCACTATAATTCCCACTAATTCTCACATCCCATTAGTTTGACTAACACCaacaaaatatgttttttgGTCATACCTagctaataataataaacacgCAATTACGAATCTGgcaaattattcaaatatatatatatatatatatttacacaataaatatatgtttttcagTATGGCATTCCATACAGTTCACCTACCGTCTATACATGTTGTAAAAGAATccatgcaaaataaataaactataactatatgtaatatatattaattaaggattAATTACAGTTTAGTACCATGTGGTTATACCTTTAAGACATATTAGTCCctatcttttcaattttaacaatcaTATATCccgattttttaaatttgttacaatgtgGTTCAGCCGTTAGGTTTTCGTCAGATTTCTCTTTTTAGTTGCCTGCCCCATGACAACCCACGAACCCATAACTCAGAACCCCAACCCTGACGAACCCAAAAGCCACATATCTCATCCCCctgcaatttttttcttcccccaCCCTATGTGATTTCTTCTCCCTCCACCCCTTGTGATTTTctaaatttacatattttaaTCTATTAGTTTAGATCAGCAtacaacacaaaaattaaaagattctccattttccttcactttctcACCAACCAAACACTGACTTtgcaaaaatgaagaaacgGAAGAAATCGGGTTCGGGGTTTGGGGCTCTTGAATTCTTCCCTTACCTCGATTTCTTTCCCTCACCCAGCTTTCTTCGTTCCCCCCGAATTTCTTCCCCCACCcagatttcttctccccttACCCTCCGATTTCTTCTCCTCATCAAAAAATCAACATCCAAGCCACAATCAAAACAGAGGAACTGGGGAAGAAATCGGCTAATGTGATTTCAAAACTGGTTGTTTGATCAGATCTTTATTGGTATTTGGAGGGGGAAGAAATCGGAGGAATGAGGAGGGGGAAGAAATTGGAAGAAATGAGGGGGAGGAGGTCTAAGTAGTTGcgggctagggtttgggttCGTGTGGCCGTGGTTGTAGGCTCGGGTGGAGGATGGTTGTGGGATGAGTTTGGAGGTTGGAGCTTACGAGTGGTGGTCATGGAGAGGAGAGGGGGAAGAAATCAAGATTAATATATGGCAAAGACCCACGGTGTTGAGAGGTTTTCCAATCGGAGGCCCATCCAAATATATGGCAAAGACGAGAGACAGGTTTGCTGGGGATGAGGGTGAGGGAGGTTGTGATGGAGGTGGTGGCTGGGAATCAGAGTGTAGGGATTAGTGTTTGTGGTTGTCGACAAACATTGAGGAAGAGAGAGGCTTGATCGGGagaatggagagagagagagagagagataaatttttatttttattggtttttaatattttaatttatttaaattaaaaaatgtaaaaaatgTGGGACCCATAATGCCACGTAGACAACTAACAGAGAGATCAGAAGGAAACCCTAACGGCGGAACcacattgtaacaaatttaaaagactGCGGTATGtgattgttaaaattgaaaagatagAGACTAACATGCCTTAATGGTGTAATCATATGGTACTAAACTGTAATTAACCCATTAATTAAGAGTGTTGCTAAACGAacattaaaattaactgagtacaccctactaccaaattatttattgcattactaatttacccgaatataaaatgaccaaaaaagatatattgaattgtgaaacaaataaaattttaataagtacaccttagggtttagggtttactcACTATATTCAACTTGTATCAGACGTAGAAAAGTCTTCATATTGCTTGGTGCTCACGAATAACGTAGCGAGTACTGGTTTATGATTGGTATTGcgaaattaaagattttgatgaaaCCCAAAACCTGAAAAGATGGCACaaattcatgtaaaaagaaaaacctggTTTAGGATTGGTATTAGAGTGTTGTACTAGGgctatttttggtagttaaatatggtgtacttagttaattttacattttgattaaaatattagggttaacttaaattatagggtgtactcagttaattttagggttcgtttagcagcactcttaaTTAATGCACATTTTgcccaaatatattatatgtagAGTTCTTCCAATATAGATCCTTATAACTACTATATTCTAGttatatacttatttattttaaaaattttactgaaaactaaaatttaaaataggtTTCTATGTGAAATAGATCTGTCATTGACAAGACCCGACCTaaatttcgctttggaatatgagccggaccctgtgtgtgtccgacacctggcggatgtcgggcacgaatgacctaattgccaTTCTATACAAAgcacgataaaataacaaggttgactcCTACAAAAAAATCGGCAGAGTCCCCCTTGTAACTGGatcaataccaaaacatttacacatgccaaacaagtatatatatataaccaactgccagcatatgtatatatacattccaataGTTAAATTATGATTATATGGCAAATTATCATAGcgactactaagaatttacaaaggagtcaatccttttacaaaacaaaaagtcctACATCAGAAAGGAAAGCGCGGAAGGTGGAAAATGGCTCGGTGGTGGATCACTGTGCACGCCTACTGCCTGGGGTGCAAAACATTGaaagggtgagtggacccaaaaacaagtttagaaaatacataagaacatactaaccccactgtaaaaccAGTTATacaactaaattattctctttattttattcgtactgaaatcaatgcactcatataattctacatatatatgccaatcatactcatggtcaacattaatttcttaaggcattgaaaacagtttaaaactaccacctaggtgtaccccttatttcagtcaattcttaatatccgtcaattccttgcatcaccaAGGGTGACACGTACTCGCAAGTCTCAATGACACAAGTCAGTCTGAGCCGCAACTAGCAAGATTCAGGAGACCGTAGTCAGTGTGATCCTCATTACTCGCTCCACACGAGTTCGAGTACCAAAGAACTCGTGTGTcaactgtcaagcatgctgactaaacAGAAGGCGGTAATAAAATTCGAAGGCAACAATTGTATATTTGGGTACCTAAGGTGGTTtcggaaaatataaagtttatGAAGAAACTCTattgaataactgaatttctgtAAACTCTAAAATTTTGCTGCCATTTATATGATAATCTGATAATTCactagaatttcttttccaatATCCTTTAAAAGAAATTCCACTCAGCaacatgcaaaacaaaatatttaaaagcataTAACAGCTTATAAAACACTAATCCTTAAataaacttattcaagatcaaatactgtaactgaactgcttaaattcatttataaaaataaagagtccactcactggtagtctgtgctagctggacctcttgaaggtccctcctgcgggtcaacTGGTGCTTGGGTGCGTGATTCAATtaccataatattctattaatacaatacTCAATATAGTATTAAgttaaaaaccctgacccccagCTCCTAGAAGTACGTGCGTTAGATTAAAGTTGTTCCTATACCCATAAAAGTTTTCCTTCCACTTGGAATAGTTTAGCagtatcttgggactcaaaaagcgctaaagtcccaaaaagtcaacccggGACCCTGCGTGATCCGGAAGCCTCTAGAAATTCCAATAtacctaggacacatgtctCGCGGGTTTGATCTCGATCGGACGATCGAATTGATCACGATCGTACACTCGCAtgatttctaaaccctagccctaggatTCGCGATTTCAGaatatccgggactccgattcacgatccgtcaAATCGTATACGATTCTGGAATtgtctagagtaacatatctgaaaaagattacgatccaacggctcaacaatATTGAActcggaaatcgcacaatatgcaaAATCTATTCGAGgttcaaacggtatccaaattgagatccgcgaattccgacgcactcgtgacaacacgaggatcattCTAGGACAGAAAGTGAGCTCCACTAAACTGCCCACACGTCGGCAGCGCTTGGGTGGCTTGATAAATTTCTGACGGTcggaaaatctccaaaccgCTGGCCCAAACTCCTGTCCTAaataaaacaccctatttggaaccacttttgttcttggacttaccccaaaaactggccggaagtggccgaaattGCAAACTGAAAACCGGTGGAACTTTGGCTCGTGATTTGATCTATCTAGGCTAAAAATCGttccaatcctacccaaccagcagctaagtcatgaaaaataggtaaagattcataccttactcgaccaatttggtggccggaggagaaAGTTTGAAAGCTTGGAAAATCTGCCAAAACCGACGCGTTCTCGGACGTTTTCCGGCGAAAACCGGTGGTTCCAAGGGTAAAGACCGGTcaggagaggaagaggaagcgGCGGTGGTTCGGTTGGGTCCGATCTCGTAGCTCGGAGGGAAGGGTGGCGGTGGCTATGGAGGAGAGAAGGTGATGGCTACAAAACAGGGGGTGTCGCGATcgtgagggagagagaagtaGAAGATCAggttttaacaaaaaaatcatgattttccaaattaccattttgcccttctacgtattttgaccgtattttcttcgttaaagctCTGATTCGCGCCCACTTCGTGTCTACGGAGTCGTTTCGTCGTGGTATACGCAACGGTGTgtgtggaattgtcaaattccttctcggtcaaaaagtcaacttttatgtaataaattatttaaagggcaaaattgtcttttcttcttaataaattaataattaaatattaattaaggttttgGTTATTACAGTCATAGTATTATTAACTAAATTACATTATATGCCACCTAcctttatgttttatttataatttattttcaaccATGTCATTAACTacattaattataattaatacttcctattaatagcatatcaatcaCCCCATTTATTTTGGTTGGCATTCCCTCTACACATCTCCAATccctaaaatttcaaaacaaacaaaaaatccctaaattagatatccaataaataatatacctataaaaaatataaatatgtatataatataggtactttatttacaaattaaaaaagaaagaaaaagaatccgttactttgtaattgaaatttctgtaaatattttataaattaaaaataggtacattatttatgctaattaaaaaatatgtaaatattTTTGCCAGAAAATAGGTACGCTGTGTAATCAAAATTTATGCAGTACGAaaaataggtatattattcattaaaaaaaaggtacattattttattttaaaacgtTATAGGTATATTAAATGTTTCTTCATAATAGGCCCTAAACGTGACTTTTTTAGAtactgaaattttattttatttttaaaagagaaaaaacttACCCtaaaaattcctaaatttaaGCCAATTTAAAAAACCATTTTCCTATCCAACAAAACACCATTTGAATATTACTGATATTGAATTGCAGCAAATATGTTCAAAGTATATTCAGCACAATCAATGGagacactactacaaaaagtgaaaaagacgaccagaaaacaacgacggtccaagtgaaaaccgtcgtggtttttaaaaagacgacggttctaaaaaaaccgtcgtgttataccaccttagacaactaaaaatggagattcaaatggctgttcaaaaacaacgacgtacctaattaaacaaccgacgcctatttgaaacagatttcagcagtgtaaaatcaaagccaacaaaggacggcagaagttatgaatcgaccgacgtagaaagtaaagacgacgatttcaataaaagccgccgcttttactcataaaataacacgacgaggttttcgtataagacgccgtataattacaaacaaatccacggctttaaaatacaaaatatcgccgtattaaaataatttacaacgacggaaaatataaatatatcgacgtcattctcgtatagttctacgacgttatctttaaatatttaacgtcgtatttattcattttatacgtcgtaactttaatttaaaccgtcgtcttaataagaatttttgtttacaatttttttctttgattttcttatcctacgtcggtagatctacttaatgacaagaattgaaataaccacgacggtttatatagaaaaccgccgacataatcagatttttctgggatcccaagggttacgaaatcttaccagacggaactctgttccacatcataatcttaacagatgacacagatttgaaatcagagagacaattatttcgaagttgataaaatccacgtcggttgtattaaacttaacgacgtttaacaaaataatctacgtcggtaattataaatctaccttaatataaacgacgagaaaagcattgacaatgtcttcatcatatctcccagcaactactgattcgattgctcatgctttagaggccatctgaagccatttctattctttatcgcattcttgaaacccatcttcttcttctgaagctctacggataaaggaagaggctatcacaaatctgacggatcttcttagtaaagaaaatcaagcagaggatcaggcacatctgatcttcagatttccctgagaagcgaactttccttcgacagcgagtggaggccaggcttgcatctcttttgatggaaagcaaggagtattcagaagcactaagtgtcctatcaggcttgatcaagaagtgagaaggctagttgacaagcttcttcttgtggacatagatttgatgcgagtaagctcaatttctctttgagaaagacatccaaattattgtctttgagNNNNNNNNNNNNNNNNNNNNNNNNNNNNNNNNNNNNNNNNNNNNNNNNNNNNNNNNNNNNNNNNNNNNNNNNNNNNNNNNNNNNNNNNNNNNNNNNNNNNNNNNNNNNNNNNNNNNNNNNNNNNNNNNNNNNNNNNNNNNNNNNNNNNNNNNNNNNNNNNNNNNNNNNNNNNNNNNNNNNNNNNNNNNNNNNNNNNNNNNNNNNNNNNNNNNNNNNNNNNNNNNNNNNNNNNNNNNNNNNNNNNNNNNNNNNNNNNNNNNNNNNNNNNNNNNNNNNNNNNNNNNNNNNNNNNNNNNNNNNNNNNNNNNNNNNNNNNNNNNNNNNNNNNNNNNNNNNNNNNNNNNNNNNNNNNNNNNNNNNNNNNNNNNNNNNNNNNNNNNNNNNNNNNNNNNNNNNNNNNNNNNNNNNNNNNNNNNNNNNNNNNNNNNNNNNNNNNNNNNNNNNNNNNNNNNNNNNNNNNNNNNNNNNNNNNNNNNNNNNNNNNNNNNNNNNNNNNNNNNNNNNNNNNNNNNNNNNNNNNNNNNNNNNNNNNNNNNNNNNNNNNNNNNNNNNNNNNNNNNN from Prunus dulcis unplaced genomic scaffold, ALMONDv2, whole genome shotgun sequence encodes the following:
- the LOC117613526 gene encoding protein HEADING DATE 3A — encoded protein: MPRDRDPLVVGRVVGDVLDPFTRSVSLRVTYGMKEVNNGCELKPSQVVQQPRVDTGGDDLRTFYTLVMVDPDAPSPSDPNLKEYLHWLVTDIPATTAASFGQEIVCYESPRPTVGIHRFVLVLFRQLGRQTVYAPGWRQNFNTRDFAELYNLGLPVSAVYFNCQRESGSGGRRR